In Gordonia iterans, the following proteins share a genomic window:
- the radA gene encoding DNA repair protein RadA, whose amino-acid sequence MAKTKAVFRCGACGHQVPKWVGRCPDCGEWGSIEEGVPATAAGGPASVAPRSPAVRITEIDPEAAGATPTGIGEFDRVLGRGVVPGSVILLAGEPGVGKSTLLLETVKQWARGGRTALYVTGEESAGQVRLRAERTDAVHQNVYLAAETDLATILGHTEQVRPSLLIVDSVQTVQATGADGVSGGVTQIRAVTTALVSLAKNSGVSVILVGHVTKDGNVAGPRSLEHLVDVVLAFEGDRHSSLRLVRGIKNRFGPSDEVGCFEQRSDGIHEVSDPSGIFVHQHQNDVAGSVNLVAMDGRRALVGEIQALMSKTQANLPRRAASGLDPARLSMMLAVASARANVPTHDMEVYVSTVGGMKVTEPAADLALFLALRSAHKDRPIPHGTVAIGEVGLTGEVRRVSSIGRRVAEAKRLGFTHAVIPAGSDEELPSGIRISRVADLAEAAEAAMRPSNDYASAPF is encoded by the coding sequence GTGGCGAAAACGAAGGCGGTCTTCCGGTGCGGCGCCTGCGGACATCAGGTGCCCAAGTGGGTCGGCCGGTGCCCGGACTGCGGCGAATGGGGTTCGATCGAGGAGGGCGTCCCGGCAACGGCTGCGGGCGGTCCTGCGTCGGTGGCCCCGCGCAGCCCGGCTGTGCGCATCACCGAGATCGATCCGGAGGCGGCGGGCGCGACGCCCACCGGGATCGGCGAGTTCGACCGGGTCCTCGGCCGCGGGGTGGTGCCCGGTTCGGTGATCCTGCTCGCGGGCGAACCCGGCGTCGGGAAATCCACGCTGCTCCTGGAGACGGTGAAGCAGTGGGCCCGGGGCGGGCGCACCGCCCTCTACGTCACGGGCGAGGAATCGGCCGGGCAGGTGCGGCTGCGCGCCGAACGCACCGACGCCGTGCACCAGAACGTCTATCTGGCCGCCGAGACCGACCTGGCGACCATTCTCGGCCACACCGAGCAGGTTCGGCCGAGCCTGCTGATCGTCGACTCGGTGCAGACGGTGCAGGCCACCGGCGCCGACGGCGTGTCCGGCGGCGTCACCCAGATCCGCGCGGTGACCACCGCCCTGGTCTCGCTCGCCAAGAACAGCGGCGTCTCGGTGATCCTGGTCGGCCACGTCACCAAGGACGGCAACGTCGCCGGGCCGCGCTCACTGGAGCATCTGGTCGACGTCGTGCTGGCCTTCGAGGGCGACCGGCACTCGTCGCTGCGCCTCGTGCGCGGCATCAAGAACCGCTTCGGTCCGTCGGACGAGGTGGGGTGCTTCGAGCAGCGCAGCGACGGCATCCACGAGGTCAGCGATCCGTCGGGGATCTTCGTCCACCAGCACCAGAACGACGTGGCCGGCAGCGTCAACCTGGTGGCCATGGACGGAAGGCGCGCGCTGGTGGGCGAGATCCAGGCCCTGATGAGCAAGACCCAGGCGAACCTGCCCCGACGCGCGGCCTCCGGGCTCGACCCCGCCCGGCTGTCGATGATGCTGGCCGTCGCCTCGGCGCGCGCGAACGTGCCGACCCACGACATGGAGGTCTACGTGTCGACGGTCGGCGGTATGAAGGTCACCGAGCCGGCCGCCGATCTGGCGCTGTTCCTGGCCTTGCGCTCCGCCCACAAGGACCGGCCGATCCCGCACGGGACCGTCGCCATCGGCGAGGTGGGCCTCACCGGCGAAGTCCGGCGCGTCTCCTCGATCGGCCGTCGTGTGGCCGAGGCCAAGCGGCTCGGCTTCACGCACGCGGTGATTCCGGCCGGCTCCGATGAGGAACTGCCCAGCGGCATCCGGATCAGCCGGGTCGCCGACCTGGCCGAAGCGGCCGAAGCGGCGATGCGGCCGTCGAACGACTACGCCTCCGCCCCGTTCTGA
- a CDS encoding DUF4333 domain-containing protein yields MNPSAIRRAAIAMIAGAVLVVTGCSASVSVGDKKLSKDSLQSKLADEIGAGEGSRPDVRCDGDLKGEVGATQKCQVMIAGQAAPFTVTVTSIDGDTINFRYVRDDLASATDSPTTAETTATEEAATAVERATVESTTADHLNRENPGRDLTVSCPGNLAAQIGTTMRCSATAADGEEAEVLLTVTSIEGTRVNWDVELQ; encoded by the coding sequence ATGAATCCCTCAGCAATCCGTCGAGCGGCGATCGCGATGATCGCCGGTGCCGTGCTGGTGGTGACCGGATGTTCGGCGAGCGTCTCGGTCGGCGACAAGAAGCTGTCGAAGGACTCGCTCCAGAGCAAGCTCGCCGACGAGATCGGTGCGGGCGAGGGGAGTAGGCCCGACGTGCGCTGCGACGGTGACCTCAAAGGCGAGGTCGGAGCCACGCAGAAGTGCCAGGTGATGATCGCCGGGCAGGCGGCACCCTTCACAGTCACGGTGACCTCGATCGACGGCGACACCATCAACTTCCGCTACGTGCGTGACGACCTCGCGAGTGCGACCGACAGCCCGACGACCGCCGAGACGACGGCCACCGAGGAGGCCGCGACTGCGGTCGAGCGGGCCACTGTCGAGTCGACGACGGCGGATCACCTGAATCGGGAGAATCCGGGACGGGATCTGACCGTCAGCTGCCCGGGGAACCTCGCCGCCCAGATCGGCACCACGATGCGGTGCTCGGCGACCGCCGCCGACGGTGAGGAGGCCGAAGTCCTGCTGACGGTCACCTCCATCGAGGGGACCAGGGTCAACTGGGACGTCGAACTCCAGTGA
- a CDS encoding PaaI family thioesterase, translating to MKPVFELPANPEPMELHPKAPAPGEPLRLHHGFCYGCGDDAPVGLRLKVFVGEGFRLTAEMAVEPWMQGGPGVIHGGILAAAFDELMGTAPLLIGVPPVTGHLEVDFAEPIPLGSVLKFDAEVVAKERRKVFVRSTAHLADPARPVAFAHGIFIAIDVRRHFAAYKENAIT from the coding sequence GTGAAACCCGTGTTCGAACTGCCCGCGAACCCCGAGCCGATGGAGCTGCACCCGAAGGCGCCCGCCCCCGGAGAGCCGCTTCGTCTGCACCACGGCTTCTGCTACGGCTGCGGGGACGACGCTCCGGTCGGTCTGCGCCTCAAGGTGTTCGTCGGCGAAGGATTCCGGCTCACCGCCGAGATGGCGGTGGAGCCGTGGATGCAGGGCGGCCCCGGAGTGATCCACGGCGGGATCCTGGCCGCGGCGTTCGACGAGCTGATGGGGACGGCGCCGCTGCTGATCGGCGTGCCGCCCGTCACCGGGCATCTGGAGGTCGACTTCGCCGAGCCGATCCCGCTCGGATCCGTCCTGAAGTTCGACGCCGAGGTGGTGGCCAAGGAACGCCGGAAGGTGTTCGTGCGGTCCACCGCGCACCTCGCCGATCCGGCCCGGCCGGTGGCATTCGCGCACGGCATCTTCATCGCGATCGACGTTCGCCGGCACTTCGCGGCCTACAAAGAGAACGCGATCACGTAA
- the disA gene encoding DNA integrity scanning diadenylate cyclase DisA, translating to MTLTEPTSDQTRATLRRVAPGTRLRDGLERILRGGTGALIVLGYDEDTERICDGGFHLDVEFAPTRLRELAKMDGAVVLSGDGNRILRANVQLVPDPTIPTAESGTRHRAAERTAIQTGTPVITVSASMSIVSLYVDGNRRVVENPDALLSRANVALSTLERYKSRLDEVSAQLSRAEIEDYVLLRDACSAAQRMEMVRRVGVEIEDYVLELGTYGRQVDLQLEELTSENDIMRELLVRDYQPAPEPANTEQVRQILDSLENLSNADLLDLTLVAGAFGYPTTIEAQDLPMSPRGYRLLARISRLQFGHIDRLVREFGSLQSLLACSAADLQAVEGIGSIWARHIREGLSRLAESSLERFD from the coding sequence ATGACCCTCACCGAGCCGACGTCCGACCAGACGCGCGCCACCCTGCGCCGCGTCGCCCCCGGCACCCGGCTGCGCGACGGCCTCGAGCGGATTCTGCGCGGCGGCACCGGCGCCCTGATCGTGCTGGGGTACGACGAAGACACCGAACGGATCTGCGACGGCGGATTCCACCTGGACGTGGAGTTCGCCCCGACGAGGCTGCGCGAGCTCGCCAAGATGGACGGCGCGGTGGTGCTGTCCGGGGACGGAAACCGCATCCTCCGGGCCAACGTGCAGCTGGTGCCCGATCCGACGATTCCGACGGCCGAGTCAGGCACCCGGCACCGGGCGGCCGAGCGCACCGCGATCCAGACCGGCACGCCGGTGATCACGGTGAGCGCGTCGATGTCGATCGTCAGCCTGTACGTCGACGGCAACCGTCGCGTGGTGGAGAACCCGGACGCGCTGCTGTCGCGCGCCAACGTGGCGCTTTCGACGCTGGAACGGTACAAGTCGCGGCTCGACGAGGTCAGCGCACAGCTTTCGCGGGCCGAGATCGAGGACTACGTGCTGCTGCGCGATGCCTGCAGTGCGGCCCAGCGCATGGAGATGGTGCGCCGCGTCGGCGTCGAGATCGAGGACTACGTCCTGGAACTGGGCACCTACGGCCGCCAGGTGGACCTCCAGCTGGAGGAGCTCACCAGTGAGAACGACATCATGCGCGAGCTCCTGGTGCGCGACTACCAGCCGGCCCCCGAACCGGCGAACACCGAGCAGGTGCGGCAGATCCTGGACTCGCTGGAGAACCTGTCGAACGCCGATCTTCTCGATCTCACCCTGGTGGCCGGCGCCTTCGGGTACCCGACCACCATCGAGGCGCAGGATCTGCCGATGAGCCCCCGCGGCTACCGTCTGCTCGCCCGCATCTCCCGCCTCCAGTTCGGCCACATCGACCGCCTGGTGCGCGAGTTCGGTTCACTGCAGTCACTGTTGGCGTGCAGCGCCGCGGACCTGCAGGCGGTCGAGGGAATCGGCAGCATCTGGGCCCGTCACATCCGGGAAGGTCTCTCCCGCCTCGCCGAGAGCAGTCTCGAGCGCTTCGACTGA
- a CDS encoding carbonic anhydrase, giving the protein MKDLTPAQAWQVIKEGNERFVRGESIHPSQGIADRAKLVGGQAPHVVLFGCGDSRVAAEVIFDQGLGDMFVVRTAGHVLDASVLGSIEFGVEYLNVPLIIVLGHDSCGAISATLRALDELELPGGYVRSIVERVAPSVIAGRGEGLTRVDEFEAKHVNETGKLLMDRSRIIAERVAEGRLAIVGLNYHLDDGAVNMSGLIGDIGEDMPTTA; this is encoded by the coding sequence ATGAAGGATCTCACTCCCGCGCAGGCATGGCAGGTCATCAAAGAAGGCAACGAGCGCTTCGTCAGGGGCGAGTCGATACATCCCAGTCAGGGTATCGCCGACCGCGCCAAGCTGGTCGGCGGCCAGGCGCCCCACGTGGTGCTGTTCGGCTGCGGCGACTCGCGGGTCGCCGCCGAGGTGATCTTCGACCAGGGGCTGGGCGACATGTTCGTGGTCCGGACCGCCGGGCACGTGCTGGACGCCTCGGTGCTCGGATCCATCGAGTTCGGCGTCGAGTACCTGAACGTCCCGCTGATCATCGTCCTCGGGCACGACAGCTGCGGGGCGATCTCGGCGACCCTCCGGGCGCTCGACGAACTGGAACTCCCGGGCGGCTATGTGCGCAGCATCGTCGAGCGGGTGGCCCCGAGTGTCATCGCCGGGCGGGGAGAGGGACTCACTCGTGTCGACGAGTTCGAGGCCAAGCACGTCAACGAGACCGGCAAGCTGTTGATGGATCGCAGCCGGATCATCGCCGAGCGGGTCGCCGAGGGCCGGCTGGCCATCGTCGGGCTCAACTATCACCTGGACGACGGCGCGGTGAACATGTCCGGCCTGATCGGCGACATCGGCGAGGACATGCCGACCACTGCTTGA
- a CDS encoding HhH-GPD family protein: MVDSLPPEPVLHWFRRVRRPLPWRASGVTGWHILISEIMLQQTPVARVEGPWSEWVSRWPVPSAMAAAPAGEVLRAWGKLGYPRRALRLHECAKVLAAEHDDVVPDDVATLLGLPGIGDYTARAVACFAHGQAVPVVDTNVRRVIARAVHGREPGNPSKADLADAEALLPRLHDGSPAPEAPEFSAALMELGALVCTARNPRCAECPISRSCRWLGRGRPAYDGPARRTQKYEGTDRQARGKLLDVLRAAPGPVERARLDLAWTRDLAQRDRALDSLLTDGLVELTDEGLFCLAGEG; encoded by the coding sequence ATGGTTGACAGTTTGCCACCAGAGCCCGTGCTCCACTGGTTCAGGAGGGTGCGCCGGCCGCTGCCCTGGCGCGCGAGCGGTGTCACCGGGTGGCACATCCTGATCAGCGAGATCATGCTGCAGCAGACCCCGGTCGCACGCGTAGAGGGTCCGTGGTCCGAATGGGTGTCGCGCTGGCCGGTCCCGTCCGCGATGGCTGCGGCACCGGCCGGCGAGGTGCTGCGAGCGTGGGGCAAGCTCGGCTATCCGAGACGCGCACTGCGGTTGCACGAATGCGCGAAAGTCCTTGCCGCAGAGCATGACGACGTCGTTCCCGACGACGTGGCAACTCTCTTGGGCCTGCCCGGCATCGGCGACTACACGGCGCGCGCGGTGGCCTGCTTCGCGCACGGTCAGGCGGTACCGGTGGTCGACACCAATGTGCGGAGGGTGATCGCCCGGGCGGTGCACGGCCGCGAACCCGGAAACCCCTCGAAGGCGGACCTTGCCGACGCCGAAGCCTTGCTACCGCGGCTCCACGACGGCTCCCCGGCGCCGGAGGCACCGGAGTTCTCCGCCGCGCTGATGGAGCTGGGTGCGCTGGTGTGCACGGCGCGGAACCCGCGATGCGCGGAGTGCCCGATCAGCCGATCGTGCCGCTGGCTCGGCCGTGGTCGGCCGGCGTACGACGGTCCCGCGCGCCGGACTCAGAAGTACGAGGGCACCGACCGGCAGGCCCGCGGAAAGTTGCTCGACGTGTTGCGCGCCGCCCCTGGACCGGTGGAGCGCGCGCGGCTGGACCTGGCCTGGACACGGGACCTGGCCCAGCGCGACCGCGCCCTCGACTCGCTCCTCACCGACGGCCTGGTCGAACTGACCGACGAGGGCCTGTTCTGCCTGGCCGGCGAAGGCTGA
- a CDS encoding S9 family peptidase yields METSEPRDSLVELVETSEPRDSLVELVETPPRAKKVPTRREFHGDVFVDHYEWMRAKDDPEVIAYLEAQNAYTEVQTAPLESLRKDIFNEIRSRTKETDMSVPVRSGRYWYYVRTEEGKSYAIRCRCPISGDDDWTPPEISPETPIEGEQVLLDSNVEAEGHEYFALGAHSVSHDGRLLAYSTDTVGDERYTLRIKDLETGELLPDVITGTAGGATWSKDGRHLFYLTVDEAWRPDTVWRHDVGAGNGVSGPDSLGAGNGVSGPDSLTGAQDAKVFHEPDERFWVGFGATHSDEYLMVVTGSKLTSEVFTLSMDDPTGDFVSVAGRTEGVEYSVEHARLNGEDYFVIVHNGEVDGVKAVDFAVDAMPVGDPSARRTLVGPRPSFRIEDVDCFADYLVLSYREDALPRLAIADLRGRTGLPGAGDFVPVTFEQELCSVGLGANPEWNAPHLRLGYASFVEPAEVLDLDVSTGERTLLKRAVVLGDFDPADYVATREWALAADGTRIPVSVVRRADVSAGPEGRPSGPMPLLLNGYGAYEISSDPGFSVSALSLLDRGVAVATAHVRGGGEMGRDWYEGGRELNKRNTFTDFIAVARHLVDAGWTTPDQMVADGGSAGGLLMGAVANMAPELFGGILAAVPFVDPLTSILDPTLPLTVTEWEEWGDPLHDAEVYHYIRKYSPYENVAPRPYPAMLILNSLHDTRVLFTEAAKWAARLQEATMSDNPILLRTEMNGGHGGPSGRYKQWEEAAFELAWILRQSGAVSI; encoded by the coding sequence ATCGAAACGTCCGAGCCGCGTGATTCGCTCGTTGAGCTTGTCGAAACGTCCGAGCCACGTGATTCGCTCGTTGAGCTTGTCGAAACGCCGCCCCGCGCCAAGAAGGTCCCCACCCGGCGTGAGTTCCACGGCGACGTCTTCGTCGACCACTACGAGTGGATGCGCGCCAAGGACGATCCGGAGGTGATCGCGTATCTGGAGGCGCAGAACGCGTACACGGAGGTGCAGACGGCTCCCCTGGAGAGCCTTCGGAAGGACATCTTCAACGAGATCCGTTCCCGCACAAAGGAAACCGACATGTCGGTTCCGGTGCGCTCGGGCCGCTACTGGTACTACGTGCGGACCGAGGAGGGGAAGTCTTACGCGATCCGGTGCCGTTGCCCGATTTCCGGCGACGACGACTGGACTCCGCCGGAGATCTCCCCGGAGACTCCGATCGAGGGGGAACAGGTCCTCCTCGACAGCAACGTCGAGGCGGAGGGTCATGAGTACTTCGCGCTCGGCGCGCACTCGGTGAGCCACGACGGCCGGCTGCTGGCCTACAGCACCGACACGGTCGGCGACGAGCGCTACACGCTGCGTATCAAGGATCTGGAAACCGGCGAACTGCTGCCCGACGTGATCACCGGTACCGCGGGCGGCGCCACCTGGTCGAAGGACGGCAGGCACCTGTTCTACCTGACTGTGGACGAGGCGTGGCGGCCGGACACCGTGTGGCGGCACGACGTCGGCGCCGGGAACGGAGTGAGCGGGCCGGATTCGCTCGGCGCCGGGAACGGAGTGAGCGGGCCGGATTCGCTCACCGGTGCGCAGGACGCGAAGGTCTTCCACGAGCCGGACGAGCGATTCTGGGTGGGCTTCGGCGCCACGCACAGTGACGAGTACTTGATGGTCGTCACCGGTTCCAAGCTGACCAGCGAGGTGTTCACGCTCTCGATGGACGATCCGACAGGCGACTTCGTCTCGGTCGCCGGTCGCACCGAGGGGGTCGAGTACAGCGTCGAGCATGCCCGCCTGAACGGCGAGGACTATTTCGTGATCGTGCACAACGGCGAGGTCGACGGGGTCAAGGCGGTCGATTTCGCGGTCGATGCGATGCCGGTGGGCGATCCGTCCGCACGCCGCACGCTGGTCGGGCCGCGACCGTCGTTCCGGATCGAGGATGTGGACTGCTTCGCCGACTACCTGGTCCTCTCGTACCGAGAAGACGCCCTGCCCCGGCTGGCCATCGCGGACCTGCGGGGGCGGACCGGGCTTCCGGGCGCCGGCGACTTCGTCCCGGTGACCTTCGAGCAGGAGCTCTGTTCGGTGGGCCTGGGGGCTAATCCGGAGTGGAACGCTCCCCATCTGCGGCTCGGTTACGCGAGCTTCGTCGAACCGGCGGAGGTGCTCGATCTGGACGTGAGCACCGGTGAACGCACGCTCCTCAAGCGTGCGGTGGTGCTGGGCGACTTCGATCCCGCCGACTACGTCGCGACCAGGGAATGGGCGCTGGCCGCCGACGGCACCCGTATCCCGGTGTCCGTTGTCCGGCGCGCCGACGTGTCGGCGGGGCCGGAAGGCCGGCCGAGCGGACCGATGCCGTTGCTGCTCAACGGGTACGGCGCATACGAGATCAGTTCGGACCCGGGTTTCTCGGTGTCGGCACTCTCCCTGCTCGACCGCGGGGTGGCCGTCGCCACGGCGCATGTGCGAGGCGGTGGCGAGATGGGCCGTGACTGGTACGAGGGCGGCCGTGAGCTGAACAAGCGGAACACCTTCACCGACTTCATCGCCGTCGCGCGCCATCTCGTGGACGCCGGGTGGACCACGCCCGACCAGATGGTCGCCGACGGCGGTTCGGCCGGCGGACTGTTGATGGGCGCGGTGGCGAACATGGCGCCCGAGCTGTTCGGCGGAATCCTCGCCGCGGTGCCTTTCGTGGATCCGCTCACCTCGATCCTGGATCCGACGCTTCCGCTCACTGTGACCGAGTGGGAGGAGTGGGGCGACCCGTTGCACGACGCCGAGGTGTACCACTACATCCGCAAGTACTCGCCGTACGAGAACGTGGCACCCCGCCCCTACCCGGCGATGCTGATTCTGAACTCGCTGCACGACACTCGGGTCTTGTTCACCGAAGCTGCGAAATGGGCTGCGCGACTTCAGGAGGCGACGATGTCGGACAACCCGATCCTGCTCCGTACCGAGATGAACGGCGGTCACGGCGGGCCGTCTGGAAGGTACAAGCAGTGGGAAGAGGCGGCCTTCGAGCTCGCGTGGATCCTCCGCCAGTCCGGGGCCGTCTCGATCTGA
- a CDS encoding phosphoribosylaminoimidazolesuccinocarboxamide synthase: MRPALSDYRHIASGKVRDIYEIDDDTLLLVTSDRISAYDFVLDSPIPDKGRILTAASFFWFDELTVPNHLAGGPTDERIPAELVGRSMVVRKLPMVQVECVARGYLTGSGLVDYRATGSVCGVQLPAGLTEADRLPQPIFTPATKAALGDHDENVSFEHVADQVGDDLARTLRDLTLDIYSRGADLALDRGIILADTKFEFGQAADGSLVLADEVLTPDSSRYWEAATWRPGEVQPSFDKQIVRNWLTSDASGWDRHGSTPPPPLPEDVVERTRARYIEAYERISGLSFADWPDRADV, encoded by the coding sequence ATGCGTCCTGCACTCTCCGACTACCGGCACATCGCGTCGGGCAAGGTCCGCGACATCTACGAGATCGACGACGACACCCTGCTGCTCGTCACCTCGGACCGGATCTCCGCCTACGACTTCGTCCTGGACTCCCCGATCCCGGACAAGGGCCGGATCCTGACGGCGGCCAGCTTCTTCTGGTTCGACGAGCTCACGGTGCCGAACCACCTGGCCGGCGGACCGACCGACGAGCGGATTCCCGCGGAGCTGGTCGGCCGCTCGATGGTGGTGCGCAAGCTGCCCATGGTGCAGGTGGAGTGCGTGGCCCGCGGGTACCTGACCGGGTCCGGCCTGGTCGACTACCGTGCCACCGGCTCGGTGTGCGGCGTCCAGCTCCCGGCTGGGCTGACCGAAGCCGATCGTCTCCCGCAGCCGATCTTCACCCCGGCCACCAAGGCGGCGCTCGGCGATCACGACGAGAACGTGAGCTTTGAGCACGTGGCGGATCAAGTGGGCGACGACCTCGCTCGCACACTCCGCGATCTGACGCTCGACATCTACTCGCGCGGCGCGGATCTCGCTCTGGATAGAGGGATCATCTTGGCGGACACCAAGTTCGAGTTCGGCCAGGCGGCTGACGGCTCGCTGGTGCTGGCCGACGAGGTGCTCACCCCCGACTCGTCGCGCTATTGGGAGGCGGCCACGTGGAGGCCGGGGGAGGTGCAGCCGAGCTTCGACAAACAGATCGTGCGCAATTGGCTCACCTCGGACGCTTCGGGCTGGGATCGGCACGGATCTACGCCGCCCCCGCCGCTGCCCGAAGACGTCGTCGAGCGCACTCGTGCCCGGTACATCGAGGCCTATGAGCGCATCTCCGGACTCAGCTTCGCCGACTGGCCGGACCGCGCCGATGTCTGA
- a CDS encoding MarR family winged helix-turn-helix transcriptional regulator: MTSAARTAYETLEPFHVLAYFNPGMGDALASTGLDPHAFYTGARGAPLGACDASVVAAAFYSFAPAQIETAWQSALSVGLDAVAQARNAMLEKQYREILGAVADQPEIAELADRYGELAASVPRSGRALGAAWAAAEAPETPILRLWHHIAVLREWRGDNHIATLVVNGLDGIDACTFHEAQLLDPSVARRSLGKRMTMLTRGWSDDDWEQSVERLVARGLVERIDAPEGKVAHRLTPAGAELYDDLEATTDALGERVWAVDGADATLAATRPLVKAVIDAGVLPGTRKK; the protein is encoded by the coding sequence ATGACCAGCGCGGCGCGCACAGCCTACGAGACGCTCGAACCCTTCCACGTGCTGGCGTACTTCAACCCCGGCATGGGCGATGCCCTGGCGTCGACGGGCCTGGATCCGCACGCGTTCTACACCGGTGCCCGCGGTGCGCCCCTCGGCGCGTGCGATGCCTCCGTGGTGGCCGCGGCCTTCTACAGCTTCGCACCGGCCCAGATCGAGACGGCCTGGCAGAGCGCTCTGTCGGTCGGTTTGGACGCCGTGGCGCAGGCGCGCAACGCCATGCTCGAGAAGCAGTACCGCGAGATCCTGGGTGCGGTGGCCGACCAGCCGGAGATCGCCGAACTGGCCGACCGATACGGCGAACTGGCAGCGTCCGTGCCGCGCAGTGGACGAGCGCTGGGGGCGGCCTGGGCTGCGGCGGAGGCGCCGGAGACGCCGATTCTGCGCCTCTGGCACCACATCGCCGTCTTGCGTGAGTGGCGGGGCGACAACCACATCGCGACGCTGGTCGTGAACGGTCTCGACGGCATCGACGCGTGCACCTTCCACGAGGCGCAACTGCTCGACCCGTCGGTCGCCCGGCGCAGCCTCGGGAAGCGGATGACCATGCTGACGCGCGGCTGGTCCGACGACGACTGGGAGCAGTCCGTGGAGAGGCTCGTCGCTCGCGGGCTCGTCGAACGGATCGACGCGCCCGAGGGCAAGGTGGCGCACCGCCTCACCCCGGCGGGCGCGGAACTGTACGACGACCTCGAAGCGACGACCGACGCACTCGGCGAGAGGGTGTGGGCGGTCGACGGCGCCGACGCGACGCTCGCCGCCACGCGCCCGCTGGTGAAGGCGGTCATCGACGCGGGCGTGCTCCCGGGGACCCGTAAGAAGTAG
- the purB gene encoding adenylosuccinate lyase — protein MGKPAISNVLASRYASADLAEIWSPRNKIILERRLWIAVLAAQRELGIDVPESAIADYEAVVDRVDLDSIAERERITRHDVKARIEEFNALAGHEQIHKGMTSRDLTENVEQLQILSSLQYVRGHTVALLARITERAAQYTSTVMAGRSHNVAAQATTLGKRFASAADELMIALTRLDELIARYPLRGIKGPMGTSQDMLDLLDGDAAKLDALENKVAVHLGFANALTSVGQVYPRSLDYDVVSALVQLAAAPSSLATTIRLMAGHELVTEGFQPGQVGSSAMPHKMNTRSCERVNGLAVILRGYASMAGELAGAQWNEGDVFCSVVRRVALPDAFFAYDGLLETFLTVLDEFGAYPAVIANELDRYLPFLATTKVLMAAVRAGVGRETAHEAIKENAVAVALAMREEGREPDLLDRLAADDRIPLDRAALDGLIADKSAFAGAADAQVADVVAAAAALIEADPDAAAYRPAPIL, from the coding sequence GTGGGAAAACCTGCCATCAGCAACGTCCTCGCCAGCCGCTACGCCTCCGCCGATCTCGCCGAGATCTGGTCGCCGCGCAACAAGATCATCCTCGAGCGCAGACTCTGGATCGCGGTGCTGGCCGCGCAGCGGGAGCTGGGCATCGACGTTCCGGAGTCGGCGATCGCCGACTACGAGGCCGTCGTCGACCGGGTCGACCTCGACTCGATCGCCGAGCGCGAGCGGATCACCCGGCACGACGTGAAGGCGCGGATCGAGGAGTTCAACGCCCTCGCCGGACACGAACAGATCCACAAGGGGATGACCAGCCGCGACCTCACTGAGAACGTGGAGCAGTTGCAGATCCTCAGCTCGCTCCAGTACGTGCGCGGCCACACCGTCGCCCTGCTGGCCCGGATCACCGAGCGCGCGGCGCAGTACACGTCGACCGTGATGGCCGGCCGCAGCCACAACGTCGCCGCCCAGGCCACCACACTCGGCAAGCGCTTCGCCTCGGCTGCCGACGAGCTGATGATCGCGCTCACTCGACTCGACGAGTTGATCGCGCGCTACCCGCTGCGCGGTATCAAGGGCCCGATGGGCACCAGCCAGGACATGCTCGATCTGCTCGACGGCGATGCGGCCAAGCTCGACGCGCTGGAGAACAAGGTGGCCGTTCACCTCGGGTTCGCGAACGCGCTGACCTCCGTCGGGCAGGTCTACCCCCGCTCGCTCGACTACGACGTGGTGTCCGCCCTGGTGCAGCTGGCGGCCGCCCCGAGCTCGCTGGCCACCACCATTCGCCTGATGGCCGGCCACGAGCTGGTCACCGAGGGATTTCAGCCCGGGCAGGTCGGCAGTTCGGCCATGCCGCACAAGATGAACACGCGCAGTTGCGAACGCGTCAACGGCCTCGCGGTGATCCTGCGCGGCTACGCCTCGATGGCCGGTGAACTGGCGGGCGCCCAGTGGAACGAGGGCGACGTCTTCTGCTCGGTGGTGCGGCGCGTGGCCCTGCCGGACGCGTTCTTCGCGTACGACGGATTGCTCGAGACCTTCCTGACCGTGCTCGACGAGTTCGGCGCGTACCCGGCGGTGATCGCCAACGAACTCGACCGCTACCTGCCGTTCCTGGCCACCACCAAGGTGCTGATGGCGGCGGTCCGGGCCGGCGTCGGCCGGGAGACCGCGCACGAGGCCATCAAGGAGAACGCCGTCGCCGTCGCACTCGCCATGCGCGAGGAGGGCCGCGAGCCGGATCTGCTGGATCGGCTGGCCGCCGACGACCGGATCCCGCTGGATCGCGCCGCGCTCGACGGGCTGATCGCCGACAAGTCCGCCTTCGCGGGGGCGGCGGATGCGCAGGTCGCCGACGTCGTCGCCGCGGCCGCGGCGCTGATCGAGGCGGACCCCGACGCCGCCGCCTATCGGCCCGCCCCGATTCTCTGA